A genomic window from Cyprinus carpio isolate SPL01 chromosome B9, ASM1834038v1, whole genome shotgun sequence includes:
- the LOC109096355 gene encoding rho guanine nucleotide exchange factor 7-like isoform X4, which yields MNPAEQTVTWLITLGVLESPKKTISDPDGFLQSSLKDGVVLCRLLERLRPGTTDKIYQDPKNDSECLSNITEFLKGCAVFRVEPFEAGDLFQGHNFSRVLTTLVVLNKVTADIGIGSDSVCTRHSSAHRIKSFDSLASQSSLGRSSKLLHNQFRSLVSNTGDMTENSNAQLVVKARFNFQQTNEDELSFSKGDIINVTRTEEGGWWEGSLNGKTGWFPSNYVREVKGSDRQVSPKSGTLKSPPKGFDTTSISKTYYNLVLQNILETETEYSKELQNLLTNYLRPLQMTEKLSPSDVSVILGNLEEISTFQQTLVQSLEDTTKLPELQQKVGGFFLNLMPQTRSLYVYYCSNHPSAVSILTDHSEELGEFMEGRGASIPGILTLTSGLSKPFMRLDKYPTLLKELERHMEEGHPDRTEIQKCMMAFKNLSAQCQEVRKRKELELQILAETIRLWEGEDIKTLGSVLYMSQAMVQNHGCEDKHERYLLLFPHVLLILSASPRMSGFIYQGKLPLSGMTVTPLEDSESHKNAFELSGSMFERLQVICYNKQDLQDWLEHLNRQTKHNTMAAPSMKPLTVPCHTLPSHPLTPSRHAESRGLTVAPAYHTLPHPSSHGAPHSTMMWGPLEPPKTQKPWSLSCLRPAPPLRPSAALCYKEDLSKSPKTMKKLLPKRKPERKPSDEEFALRKSTVALEEDAQILKVIEAYCTSAKTRQTLNSTWQGTDLMHNHVLDQSSVDSLGRRSSISRPETTSDLSEDSDYDSIWTAHSYRMGSVSRQWKDASPVLIVPGEEKFSVDKLKSNGQTLPEEKSLVDVVYALRDEVQELKQDYKKMKKSLEEEQRARKDLERIVRKMLKNMNDTSWDETNL from the exons ATGAATCCGGCGGAACAAACGGTTACTTGGCTCATTACACTCGGGGTTTTGGAATCACCAAAAAAGACCATTTCGGACCCCGATGGATTTCTGCAGTCTTCGCTAAAGGATGGGGTCGTCCTGTGCAGGTTGCTGGAGCGGCTGCGTCCAGGCACTACTGATAAA ATCTATCAAGATCCCAAGAACGACAGCGAGTGCTTGAGCAACATCACGGAGTTTCTCAAGGGCTGCGCGGTGTTTCGCGTCGAG ccTTTTGAGGCTGGTGACCTGTTTCAGGGCCACAACTTCAGCAGAGTCCTCACTACACTGGTTGTCCTCAATAAAGTTACTGCAG ATATTGGCATAGGCAGCGACTCTGTATGTACCCGTCACTCTTCTGCCCACCGGATCAAGTCCTTCGATTCACTGGCCTCCCAGTCCTCACTGGGCCGATCCTCTAAATTGCTCCATAACCAGTTCCGCAGCCTTGTGAGTAACACTGGG gaCATGACGGAGAACAGTAACGCTCAGTTAGTGGTTAAAGCTCGCTTCAACTTCCAGCAGACCAATGAGGACGAGCTTTCTTTCAGTAAGGGTGACATCATCAACGTTACTCGCACGGAAGAAGGGGGTTGGTGGGAAGGATCCCTCAACGGCAAGACAGGCTGGTTTCCAAGTAATTATGTCAGAGAGGTTAAAGGGTCTG ACAGACAAGTGTCCCCTAAATCTGGAACTCTTAAAAGCCCTCCCAAAGGTTTTGATACCACATCTATCAGTAAAACCTACTACAACCTG GTGctacaaaacattttagaaactgAAACCGAGTATTCAAAGGAGCTCCAGAACCTTTTGACCAACTACCTGAGACCTCTGCAGATGACAGAAAA ACTCAGCCCCTCAGATGTAAGTGTCATTCTCGGGAACCTGGAGGAGATCAGCACTTTCCAGCAGACTCTGGTCCAGTCACTGGAGGACACTACCAA GCTTCCAGAGCTACAGCAGAAAGTGGGAGGGTTCTTCCTGAATCTCATGCCCCAGACGAGGTCTCTTTATGTGTACTACTGCTCCAACCACCCATCGGCAGTCAGTATCCTCACCGATCACAG TGAGGAGCTCGGGGAGTTCATGGAGGGGAGGGGTGCGTCGATACCAGGCATTCTCACGCTGACCTCTGGACTCAGCAAACCCTTCATGAGACTTGACAAATATCCCACATTACTTAAGGAACTGGAGAGACACATGgag GAGGGTCATCCAGACAGGACAGAAATTCAGAAGTGTATGATGGCTTTCAAGAATCTCTCT GCACAATGTCAGGAGGTGCGGAAGCGCAAGGAGCTCGAGCTTCAGATCCTGGCTGAGACGATTCGCCTGTGGGAGGGGGAAGACATTAAGACCCTGGGTTCAGTGCTGTATATGAGCCAGGCCATGGTCCAGAACCACGGCTGTGAG gataagcATGAACGTTATCTTCTGCTGTTTCCTCATGTTTTGCTCATCCTGTCTGCCAGTCCCAGGATGAGTGGCTTCATCTACCAG GGCAAGCTACCTTTAAGCGGGATGACGGTGACCCCATTAGAAGACTCTGAAAGTCATAAAAATGCTTTTGAGCTCTCAG GAAGCATGTTTGAGAGGCTTCAGGTGATCTGCTATAACAAACAGGATCTGCAGGACTGGCTCGAGCATCTGAACCGACAGACCAAGCACAACACCATGGCGGCTCCCAGCATGAAACCCCTCACTGTTCCCTGCCACACA CTCCCGTCTCACCCTCTGACGCCGTCCAGACATGCAGAAAGCCGGGGCCTGACAGTCGCTCCTGCCTACCACACTTTACCACACCCCTCCTCTCATGGGGCCCCTCACAGCACCATGATGTGGGGCCCCCTGGAGCCCCCCAAAACCCAGAAGCCCTGGAGCCTGAGCTGCTTGCGTCCAGCACCCCCACTCAGGCCCTCAGCTGCTCTCTGCTATAAAGAG GACCTCAGTAAAAGCCCCAAGACTATGAAAAAGCTGCTGCCCAAGAGGAAGCCAGAGAGGAAGCCGTCCGATGAGGAGTTTGCACTGAGGAAGA GTACTGTAGCTTTGGAGGAAGATGCTCAGATCCTGAAAGTAATCGAGGCCTACTGCACGAGTGCCAAAACCAGACAGACTCTGAACTCAA CATGGCAAGGCACTGATCTCATGCATAACCACGTTTTGGATCAATCCAGTGTGGACTCTCTGGGCCGCCGTAGCAGCATCTCAAGGCCCGAGACCACCTCGGACCTCTCAGAGGACTCTGACTATGACAGTATATGGACGGCCCACAGTTACAGGATGGGCTCTGTTTCCC GACAGTGGAAAGATGCCAGTCCAGTGCTGATAGTTCCTGGGGAGGAGAAGTTCAGTGTAGACAAGTTGAAGAGTAATGGTCAGACTCTTCCAGAGGAGAA GAGCCTTGTGGATGTTGTTTATGCTCTGAGAGATGAGGTACAAGAACTTAAACAG GactataaaaaaatgaagaaatccCTGGAGGAAGAACAGAGAGCCCGGAAAGATCTGGAGAGGATAGTTAGAAAAATGTTAAAGAATATGAACGATACTTCTTGGGATGAGACCAATTTATGA
- the LOC109096355 gene encoding rho guanine nucleotide exchange factor 7-like isoform X1, producing MNPAEQTVTWLITLGVLESPKKTISDPDGFLQSSLKDGVVLCRLLERLRPGTTDKIYQDPKNDSECLSNITEFLKGCAVFRVEPFEAGDLFQGHNFSRVLTTLVVLNKVTADIGIGSDSVCTRHSSAHRIKSFDSLASQSSLGRSSKLLHNQFRSLVSNTGDMTENSNAQLVVKARFNFQQTNEDELSFSKGDIINVTRTEEGGWWEGSLNGKTGWFPSNYVREVKGSDRQVSPKSGTLKSPPKGFDTTSISKTYYNLVLQNILETETEYSKELQNLLTNYLRPLQMTEKLSPSDVSVILGNLEEISTFQQTLVQSLEDTTKLPELQQKVGGFFLNLMPQTRSLYVYYCSNHPSAVSILTDHSEELGEFMEGRGASIPGILTLTSGLSKPFMRLDKYPTLLKELERHMEEGHPDRTEIQKCMMAFKNLSAQCQEVRKRKELELQILAETIRLWEGEDIKTLGSVLYMSQAMVQNHGCEDKHERYLLLFPHVLLILSASPRMSGFIYQGKLPLSGMTVTPLEDSESHKNAFELSGSMFERLQVICYNKQDLQDWLEHLNRQTKHNTMAAPSMKPLTVPCHTLPSHPLTPSRHAESRGLTVAPAYHTLPHPSSHGAPHSTMMWGPLEPPKTQKPWSLSCLRPAPPLRPSAALCYKEDLSKSPKTMKKLLPKRKPERKPSDEEFALRKSTVALEEDAQILKVIEAYCTSAKTRQTLNSRQWKDASPVLIVPGEEKFSVDKLKSNGQTLPEEKSLVDVVYALRDEVQELKQDYKKMKKSLEEEQRARKDLERIVRKMLKNMNDTSWDETNL from the exons ATGAATCCGGCGGAACAAACGGTTACTTGGCTCATTACACTCGGGGTTTTGGAATCACCAAAAAAGACCATTTCGGACCCCGATGGATTTCTGCAGTCTTCGCTAAAGGATGGGGTCGTCCTGTGCAGGTTGCTGGAGCGGCTGCGTCCAGGCACTACTGATAAA ATCTATCAAGATCCCAAGAACGACAGCGAGTGCTTGAGCAACATCACGGAGTTTCTCAAGGGCTGCGCGGTGTTTCGCGTCGAG ccTTTTGAGGCTGGTGACCTGTTTCAGGGCCACAACTTCAGCAGAGTCCTCACTACACTGGTTGTCCTCAATAAAGTTACTGCAG ATATTGGCATAGGCAGCGACTCTGTATGTACCCGTCACTCTTCTGCCCACCGGATCAAGTCCTTCGATTCACTGGCCTCCCAGTCCTCACTGGGCCGATCCTCTAAATTGCTCCATAACCAGTTCCGCAGCCTTGTGAGTAACACTGGG gaCATGACGGAGAACAGTAACGCTCAGTTAGTGGTTAAAGCTCGCTTCAACTTCCAGCAGACCAATGAGGACGAGCTTTCTTTCAGTAAGGGTGACATCATCAACGTTACTCGCACGGAAGAAGGGGGTTGGTGGGAAGGATCCCTCAACGGCAAGACAGGCTGGTTTCCAAGTAATTATGTCAGAGAGGTTAAAGGGTCTG ACAGACAAGTGTCCCCTAAATCTGGAACTCTTAAAAGCCCTCCCAAAGGTTTTGATACCACATCTATCAGTAAAACCTACTACAACCTG GTGctacaaaacattttagaaactgAAACCGAGTATTCAAAGGAGCTCCAGAACCTTTTGACCAACTACCTGAGACCTCTGCAGATGACAGAAAA ACTCAGCCCCTCAGATGTAAGTGTCATTCTCGGGAACCTGGAGGAGATCAGCACTTTCCAGCAGACTCTGGTCCAGTCACTGGAGGACACTACCAA GCTTCCAGAGCTACAGCAGAAAGTGGGAGGGTTCTTCCTGAATCTCATGCCCCAGACGAGGTCTCTTTATGTGTACTACTGCTCCAACCACCCATCGGCAGTCAGTATCCTCACCGATCACAG TGAGGAGCTCGGGGAGTTCATGGAGGGGAGGGGTGCGTCGATACCAGGCATTCTCACGCTGACCTCTGGACTCAGCAAACCCTTCATGAGACTTGACAAATATCCCACATTACTTAAGGAACTGGAGAGACACATGgag GAGGGTCATCCAGACAGGACAGAAATTCAGAAGTGTATGATGGCTTTCAAGAATCTCTCT GCACAATGTCAGGAGGTGCGGAAGCGCAAGGAGCTCGAGCTTCAGATCCTGGCTGAGACGATTCGCCTGTGGGAGGGGGAAGACATTAAGACCCTGGGTTCAGTGCTGTATATGAGCCAGGCCATGGTCCAGAACCACGGCTGTGAG gataagcATGAACGTTATCTTCTGCTGTTTCCTCATGTTTTGCTCATCCTGTCTGCCAGTCCCAGGATGAGTGGCTTCATCTACCAG GGCAAGCTACCTTTAAGCGGGATGACGGTGACCCCATTAGAAGACTCTGAAAGTCATAAAAATGCTTTTGAGCTCTCAG GAAGCATGTTTGAGAGGCTTCAGGTGATCTGCTATAACAAACAGGATCTGCAGGACTGGCTCGAGCATCTGAACCGACAGACCAAGCACAACACCATGGCGGCTCCCAGCATGAAACCCCTCACTGTTCCCTGCCACACA CTCCCGTCTCACCCTCTGACGCCGTCCAGACATGCAGAAAGCCGGGGCCTGACAGTCGCTCCTGCCTACCACACTTTACCACACCCCTCCTCTCATGGGGCCCCTCACAGCACCATGATGTGGGGCCCCCTGGAGCCCCCCAAAACCCAGAAGCCCTGGAGCCTGAGCTGCTTGCGTCCAGCACCCCCACTCAGGCCCTCAGCTGCTCTCTGCTATAAAGAG GACCTCAGTAAAAGCCCCAAGACTATGAAAAAGCTGCTGCCCAAGAGGAAGCCAGAGAGGAAGCCGTCCGATGAGGAGTTTGCACTGAGGAAGA GTACTGTAGCTTTGGAGGAAGATGCTCAGATCCTGAAAGTAATCGAGGCCTACTGCACGAGTGCCAAAACCAGACAGACTCTGAACTCAA GACAGTGGAAAGATGCCAGTCCAGTGCTGATAGTTCCTGGGGAGGAGAAGTTCAGTGTAGACAAGTTGAAGAGTAATGGTCAGACTCTTCCAGAGGAGAA GAGCCTTGTGGATGTTGTTTATGCTCTGAGAGATGAGGTACAAGAACTTAAACAG GactataaaaaaatgaagaaatccCTGGAGGAAGAACAGAGAGCCCGGAAAGATCTGGAGAGGATAGTTAGAAAAATGTTAAAGAATATGAACGATACTTCTTGGGATGAGACCAATTTATGA
- the LOC109096355 gene encoding rho guanine nucleotide exchange factor 7-like isoform X2: MNPAEQTVTWLITLGVLESPKKTISDPDGFLQSSLKDGVVLCRLLERLRPGTTDKIYQDPKNDSECLSNITEFLKGCAVFRVEPFEAGDLFQGHNFSRVLTTLVVLNKVTADIGIGSDSVCTRHSSAHRIKSFDSLASQSSLGRSSKLLHNQFRSLDMTENSNAQLVVKARFNFQQTNEDELSFSKGDIINVTRTEEGGWWEGSLNGKTGWFPSNYVREVKGSDRQVSPKSGTLKSPPKGFDTTSISKTYYNLVLQNILETETEYSKELQNLLTNYLRPLQMTEKLSPSDVSVILGNLEEISTFQQTLVQSLEDTTKLPELQQKVGGFFLNLMPQTRSLYVYYCSNHPSAVSILTDHSEELGEFMEGRGASIPGILTLTSGLSKPFMRLDKYPTLLKELERHMEEGHPDRTEIQKCMMAFKNLSAQCQEVRKRKELELQILAETIRLWEGEDIKTLGSVLYMSQAMVQNHGCEDKHERYLLLFPHVLLILSASPRMSGFIYQGKLPLSGMTVTPLEDSESHKNAFELSGSMFERLQVICYNKQDLQDWLEHLNRQTKHNTMAAPSMKPLTVPCHTLPSHPLTPSRHAESRGLTVAPAYHTLPHPSSHGAPHSTMMWGPLEPPKTQKPWSLSCLRPAPPLRPSAALCYKEDLSKSPKTMKKLLPKRKPERKPSDEEFALRKSTVALEEDAQILKVIEAYCTSAKTRQTLNSRQWKDASPVLIVPGEEKFSVDKLKSNGQTLPEEKSLVDVVYALRDEVQELKQDYKKMKKSLEEEQRARKDLERIVRKMLKNMNDTSWDETNL; this comes from the exons ATGAATCCGGCGGAACAAACGGTTACTTGGCTCATTACACTCGGGGTTTTGGAATCACCAAAAAAGACCATTTCGGACCCCGATGGATTTCTGCAGTCTTCGCTAAAGGATGGGGTCGTCCTGTGCAGGTTGCTGGAGCGGCTGCGTCCAGGCACTACTGATAAA ATCTATCAAGATCCCAAGAACGACAGCGAGTGCTTGAGCAACATCACGGAGTTTCTCAAGGGCTGCGCGGTGTTTCGCGTCGAG ccTTTTGAGGCTGGTGACCTGTTTCAGGGCCACAACTTCAGCAGAGTCCTCACTACACTGGTTGTCCTCAATAAAGTTACTGCAG ATATTGGCATAGGCAGCGACTCTGTATGTACCCGTCACTCTTCTGCCCACCGGATCAAGTCCTTCGATTCACTGGCCTCCCAGTCCTCACTGGGCCGATCCTCTAAATTGCTCCATAACCAGTTCCGCAGCCTT gaCATGACGGAGAACAGTAACGCTCAGTTAGTGGTTAAAGCTCGCTTCAACTTCCAGCAGACCAATGAGGACGAGCTTTCTTTCAGTAAGGGTGACATCATCAACGTTACTCGCACGGAAGAAGGGGGTTGGTGGGAAGGATCCCTCAACGGCAAGACAGGCTGGTTTCCAAGTAATTATGTCAGAGAGGTTAAAGGGTCTG ACAGACAAGTGTCCCCTAAATCTGGAACTCTTAAAAGCCCTCCCAAAGGTTTTGATACCACATCTATCAGTAAAACCTACTACAACCTG GTGctacaaaacattttagaaactgAAACCGAGTATTCAAAGGAGCTCCAGAACCTTTTGACCAACTACCTGAGACCTCTGCAGATGACAGAAAA ACTCAGCCCCTCAGATGTAAGTGTCATTCTCGGGAACCTGGAGGAGATCAGCACTTTCCAGCAGACTCTGGTCCAGTCACTGGAGGACACTACCAA GCTTCCAGAGCTACAGCAGAAAGTGGGAGGGTTCTTCCTGAATCTCATGCCCCAGACGAGGTCTCTTTATGTGTACTACTGCTCCAACCACCCATCGGCAGTCAGTATCCTCACCGATCACAG TGAGGAGCTCGGGGAGTTCATGGAGGGGAGGGGTGCGTCGATACCAGGCATTCTCACGCTGACCTCTGGACTCAGCAAACCCTTCATGAGACTTGACAAATATCCCACATTACTTAAGGAACTGGAGAGACACATGgag GAGGGTCATCCAGACAGGACAGAAATTCAGAAGTGTATGATGGCTTTCAAGAATCTCTCT GCACAATGTCAGGAGGTGCGGAAGCGCAAGGAGCTCGAGCTTCAGATCCTGGCTGAGACGATTCGCCTGTGGGAGGGGGAAGACATTAAGACCCTGGGTTCAGTGCTGTATATGAGCCAGGCCATGGTCCAGAACCACGGCTGTGAG gataagcATGAACGTTATCTTCTGCTGTTTCCTCATGTTTTGCTCATCCTGTCTGCCAGTCCCAGGATGAGTGGCTTCATCTACCAG GGCAAGCTACCTTTAAGCGGGATGACGGTGACCCCATTAGAAGACTCTGAAAGTCATAAAAATGCTTTTGAGCTCTCAG GAAGCATGTTTGAGAGGCTTCAGGTGATCTGCTATAACAAACAGGATCTGCAGGACTGGCTCGAGCATCTGAACCGACAGACCAAGCACAACACCATGGCGGCTCCCAGCATGAAACCCCTCACTGTTCCCTGCCACACA CTCCCGTCTCACCCTCTGACGCCGTCCAGACATGCAGAAAGCCGGGGCCTGACAGTCGCTCCTGCCTACCACACTTTACCACACCCCTCCTCTCATGGGGCCCCTCACAGCACCATGATGTGGGGCCCCCTGGAGCCCCCCAAAACCCAGAAGCCCTGGAGCCTGAGCTGCTTGCGTCCAGCACCCCCACTCAGGCCCTCAGCTGCTCTCTGCTATAAAGAG GACCTCAGTAAAAGCCCCAAGACTATGAAAAAGCTGCTGCCCAAGAGGAAGCCAGAGAGGAAGCCGTCCGATGAGGAGTTTGCACTGAGGAAGA GTACTGTAGCTTTGGAGGAAGATGCTCAGATCCTGAAAGTAATCGAGGCCTACTGCACGAGTGCCAAAACCAGACAGACTCTGAACTCAA GACAGTGGAAAGATGCCAGTCCAGTGCTGATAGTTCCTGGGGAGGAGAAGTTCAGTGTAGACAAGTTGAAGAGTAATGGTCAGACTCTTCCAGAGGAGAA GAGCCTTGTGGATGTTGTTTATGCTCTGAGAGATGAGGTACAAGAACTTAAACAG GactataaaaaaatgaagaaatccCTGGAGGAAGAACAGAGAGCCCGGAAAGATCTGGAGAGGATAGTTAGAAAAATGTTAAAGAATATGAACGATACTTCTTGGGATGAGACCAATTTATGA
- the LOC109096355 gene encoding rho guanine nucleotide exchange factor 7-like isoform X3, whose product MNPAEQTVTWLITLGVLESPKKTISDPDGFLQSSLKDGVVLCRLLERLRPGTTDKIYQDPKNDSECLSNITEFLKGCAVFRVEPFEAGDLFQGHNFSRVLTTLVVLNKVTADIGIGSDSVCTRHSSAHRIKSFDSLASQSSLGRSSKLLHNQFRSLVSNTGDMTENSNAQLVVKARFNFQQTNEDELSFSKGDIINVTRTEEGGWWEGSLNGKTGWFPSNYVREVKGSDRQVSPKSGTLKSPPKGFDTTSISKTYYNLVLQNILETETEYSKELQNLLTNYLRPLQMTEKLSPSDVSVILGNLEEISTFQQTLVQSLEDTTKLPELQQKVGGFFLNLMPQTRSLYVYYCSNHPSAVSILTDHSEELGEFMEGRGASIPGILTLTSGLSKPFMRLDKYPTLLKELERHMEEGHPDRTEIQKCMMAFKNLSAQCQEVRKRKELELQILAETIRLWEGEDIKTLGSVLYMSQAMVQNHGCEDKHERYLLLFPHVLLILSASPRMSGFIYQGKLPLSGMTVTPLEDSESHKNAFELSGSMFERLQVICYNKQDLQDWLEHLNRQTKHNTMAAPSMKPLTVPCHTLPSHPLTPSRHAESRGLTVAPAYHTLPHPSSHGAPHSTMMWGPLEPPKTQKPWSLSCLRPAPPLRPSAALCYKEDLSKSPKTMKKLLPKRKPERKPSDEEFALRKSTVALEEDAQILKVIEAYCTSAKTRQTLNSTWQGTDLMHNHVLDQSSVDSLGRRSSISRPETTSDLSEDSDYDSIWTAHSYRMGSVSRKSSYISHQN is encoded by the exons ATGAATCCGGCGGAACAAACGGTTACTTGGCTCATTACACTCGGGGTTTTGGAATCACCAAAAAAGACCATTTCGGACCCCGATGGATTTCTGCAGTCTTCGCTAAAGGATGGGGTCGTCCTGTGCAGGTTGCTGGAGCGGCTGCGTCCAGGCACTACTGATAAA ATCTATCAAGATCCCAAGAACGACAGCGAGTGCTTGAGCAACATCACGGAGTTTCTCAAGGGCTGCGCGGTGTTTCGCGTCGAG ccTTTTGAGGCTGGTGACCTGTTTCAGGGCCACAACTTCAGCAGAGTCCTCACTACACTGGTTGTCCTCAATAAAGTTACTGCAG ATATTGGCATAGGCAGCGACTCTGTATGTACCCGTCACTCTTCTGCCCACCGGATCAAGTCCTTCGATTCACTGGCCTCCCAGTCCTCACTGGGCCGATCCTCTAAATTGCTCCATAACCAGTTCCGCAGCCTTGTGAGTAACACTGGG gaCATGACGGAGAACAGTAACGCTCAGTTAGTGGTTAAAGCTCGCTTCAACTTCCAGCAGACCAATGAGGACGAGCTTTCTTTCAGTAAGGGTGACATCATCAACGTTACTCGCACGGAAGAAGGGGGTTGGTGGGAAGGATCCCTCAACGGCAAGACAGGCTGGTTTCCAAGTAATTATGTCAGAGAGGTTAAAGGGTCTG ACAGACAAGTGTCCCCTAAATCTGGAACTCTTAAAAGCCCTCCCAAAGGTTTTGATACCACATCTATCAGTAAAACCTACTACAACCTG GTGctacaaaacattttagaaactgAAACCGAGTATTCAAAGGAGCTCCAGAACCTTTTGACCAACTACCTGAGACCTCTGCAGATGACAGAAAA ACTCAGCCCCTCAGATGTAAGTGTCATTCTCGGGAACCTGGAGGAGATCAGCACTTTCCAGCAGACTCTGGTCCAGTCACTGGAGGACACTACCAA GCTTCCAGAGCTACAGCAGAAAGTGGGAGGGTTCTTCCTGAATCTCATGCCCCAGACGAGGTCTCTTTATGTGTACTACTGCTCCAACCACCCATCGGCAGTCAGTATCCTCACCGATCACAG TGAGGAGCTCGGGGAGTTCATGGAGGGGAGGGGTGCGTCGATACCAGGCATTCTCACGCTGACCTCTGGACTCAGCAAACCCTTCATGAGACTTGACAAATATCCCACATTACTTAAGGAACTGGAGAGACACATGgag GAGGGTCATCCAGACAGGACAGAAATTCAGAAGTGTATGATGGCTTTCAAGAATCTCTCT GCACAATGTCAGGAGGTGCGGAAGCGCAAGGAGCTCGAGCTTCAGATCCTGGCTGAGACGATTCGCCTGTGGGAGGGGGAAGACATTAAGACCCTGGGTTCAGTGCTGTATATGAGCCAGGCCATGGTCCAGAACCACGGCTGTGAG gataagcATGAACGTTATCTTCTGCTGTTTCCTCATGTTTTGCTCATCCTGTCTGCCAGTCCCAGGATGAGTGGCTTCATCTACCAG GGCAAGCTACCTTTAAGCGGGATGACGGTGACCCCATTAGAAGACTCTGAAAGTCATAAAAATGCTTTTGAGCTCTCAG GAAGCATGTTTGAGAGGCTTCAGGTGATCTGCTATAACAAACAGGATCTGCAGGACTGGCTCGAGCATCTGAACCGACAGACCAAGCACAACACCATGGCGGCTCCCAGCATGAAACCCCTCACTGTTCCCTGCCACACA CTCCCGTCTCACCCTCTGACGCCGTCCAGACATGCAGAAAGCCGGGGCCTGACAGTCGCTCCTGCCTACCACACTTTACCACACCCCTCCTCTCATGGGGCCCCTCACAGCACCATGATGTGGGGCCCCCTGGAGCCCCCCAAAACCCAGAAGCCCTGGAGCCTGAGCTGCTTGCGTCCAGCACCCCCACTCAGGCCCTCAGCTGCTCTCTGCTATAAAGAG GACCTCAGTAAAAGCCCCAAGACTATGAAAAAGCTGCTGCCCAAGAGGAAGCCAGAGAGGAAGCCGTCCGATGAGGAGTTTGCACTGAGGAAGA GTACTGTAGCTTTGGAGGAAGATGCTCAGATCCTGAAAGTAATCGAGGCCTACTGCACGAGTGCCAAAACCAGACAGACTCTGAACTCAA CATGGCAAGGCACTGATCTCATGCATAACCACGTTTTGGATCAATCCAGTGTGGACTCTCTGGGCCGCCGTAGCAGCATCTCAAGGCCCGAGACCACCTCGGACCTCTCAGAGGACTCTGACTATGACAGTATATGGACGGCCCACAGTTACAGGATGGGCTCTGTTTCCCGTAAGAGCTCCTACATCTCCCACCAAAATTAA